The genomic segment ggagacctcatcgtggccttccagtatctgaagaaggctccaagaaagctggggagggacttttgagggtgtcagggagtgataggactgggggggatggagcaaaactagaagtggggagattgagattggatgtgaggaagaagttgttccccatgagggtggtgagagcctggcacaggctgcccagggaggtggtggaagcctcctgcctggaggtgtttgcagccaggctggaggtggctgtgagcaacctgctgtggtgtgaggtgtccctgcccatggcatggaggttggagctggctgagccttgaggtcccttccaaccctgatagttctgtgattttatgatctcagagctcatctgctccagcctccctaccacaggcagggacacctctcaaccagactcagctgctcaaggcctcatccaaccaggccttaaacactcccagggagaaagcagccacagcctccctgggcagcctgtgccagagtctcaccaccctcccactgaacaacttcttcctcagctccagtctaactctgttctccctcagcttcaaaccattccctcttggcctgtctccagacaccctcatgcaaaaaagtctctctgcagccctcctgcaggatcccttcaggtcctggcaggcagctttaaggtccccctggagccttttcttctccaggctgcacagccccagctccctcagcctgtgctcacagcagagctgctccagcccttggatcatctttgtggccccctctggactcactccaactttggttgaacctcatgcagttggCTCTAGCCCACTTCTCAAGtctgtcaagatccttctggatgccatccttGCCCTCTAGTGAGTCCATTGCTCAATCCTCAAGCAAAAGGACAGGGTCAAACTCCACCCACAATGGATGTAGAGCCATTTATATACACCAGCAACAAACACACTTGTTTCgtgcatgaggaggagcagtgaCTGGTTTCTGCCTACACAGTGCAGTGTTAAGTCACCCAGATGTTGGCAGAACCCTCAGAGCTGGTAAAGGTTAATTCCAAGCCTCCTGGAGTGAGATGGAGGCTCTATGTTTCTTGTTATGGCCCCATCTGAATTTGGCAGGGAAAAGGAAGGTGACTAAGGGCTGGTGTGATGAGGAAAGCAGAAGTGGTTGTGCAGAAACACTCAGCTGATGAGATGGTTACTTCTTTAAGCTTATTTGCTGTCATTCCACTGAAAACAAGGAAGTGATCTCTGTTCAGCAAGATCTGACCTAACAGGAAAAGGAGATGTCAGCAATATCCTGTGTGCAGCTCCAcatcttctgctctgcttgccTTGCCCTTGCTTCTTTTCCTGGTGTTCTCTGTACTTCACTGAAGTGCCAGCTTCTagccaggcacaggctgcctgagcAGTCAGTCAGGCTCTTCTGGCTCCTCAAGTGGCTTTCCAAGAAGTCTGATTTATAgaactgtagaatcacagaatggtttgggtcggaagggacctccagtagTCATTTAGTCCAggccccctgcagtcaccagggacatcttAGATCAGCTTGCTTTGTcaggcctgaccttgaatatctccaagcaCGGGGCCTCAGTTAACCTCTGAGCAacttgcagtgttccactaccctcatggtgctgaacttgttcctcacatccagtctcagtctgctctgctttgaagccattgtccctgggcctgtccctgcaggcctttgccagcagtccctctgcagccttcttgcagccccttcaggtactggaaggttgctctcaggtctccctggagccttctcttctccaggctgagcacccccaactccttcagcctgtcccagagcagagctgctccaaccccctgatcatttatattggcctgctctggactctttccatcaggtctatgtccttcctgtgttgaaggtaccagagctggatgcagcattctagaatcacctctcccatctgctggccacactgcttttgatgcagcccaggatgccatgtGCACTTCCCATCCGCTGGAagtcccaagtccttttcctcagggttgCTtcctatcacctcctcccccagcctgtactgacaacgaggattgttctggcctgggtgcagggccctgcacttgctcttgttgaacctcatgaggttcacctggggccactctgcagcttgtccagatcctcctggatggcatcccatccctctggcatATCCCTCAAGCTGTGTGATGTGCTGGACTCATTGTACATCAGAGGTggcatccagaaggatcttgacaggccTGAGAAGAGTGCCAATGCCAACTGTATGAGGTTCAGCcagtcaaagtgcaaggtcctacagctgcatcaggccagtcccaggcacaatccaggctgggtgcagagtgagAGAgctgccctgaagaaagagtCTTGGTTGCTGAGAGCAGTAaacccaggagccagcagtgccctcatgcagcccagcaggcagctgtgtgctgggctgcagccagagcagtgtgggcagcagggcaagagaggggatcttgtcccttgactctgctctgctgagaccctacctccaatcctgcctccagttctggtgtccccagcagaaggaggacacagagctgctggagagagtccagagaaggccacaaagatgatccaagggctggagcaggtctgctgtgagcacaggctgagggagctggggctgtgcagcctgcagaggagaagactccagggggaccttagagctgcctgccaggatctgaagggatcctgcaggaaggctgcagagggattttgcatgagggtgtctggagacaggccaagggggaatggtttgaagctgagggagaacagttagactggagctgaggaagaagttgttcagtgtaagggtggtgagactctggcacaggctgcccagggaggctgtggctgcctcctccctggggatgttcaaggtcaggttggatgaggccttgagcagctgagtctggttgagaggtgtccctgcccatggtggggaggttgtgAGCTGTTGTGGGATGATTATGAGTTTAATTTTCTGCAGTAATTCCTACAGAACAGTGGCTGTCTGGGCACCTTTCTCTTGCAGGGAGATGGCACTGGAGTAGCCAGTATATACAGGGGACCTTTTGCAGATGAAAACTTCAAGCTGAAAcactctgctcctgggctgctctccatggTGAGTGTAAAATGATGACAGGGTGAAGCTAGAAAGCTCTTCACTTTTGTTTGCCAGACAACAGACATCTCCACCATTAGATCCAAGGTCTGAAAGACCTGCTTTGTAACTCCTTGTCAGAAGGCTCCTCAGGGGTTAATGTGTTGAGTGACACACAAGTCCTGATCCTGCAGCATCCTTTCTTTGTTAAGGGTTGGAGGGCTGAGGCAGGCTCTGATCAGCTTTTGGAATAGCTTGATTCCATACAGTGGCaagtggtggtgtttttggCTTCCCTGATACCACCACTGACCCTGAGGTGGAAACCAAGAGATTTGGGCTTTTGAAAGCCATGGCAGTTACTGTGGTAGCTTCCTGTTCATCATTGTAGGACAAACTGCAACCTTTGCATGTTCTCTGGCCATGCACTGACTTCTGCAGTAGAGAACAAGTGGAGCCAGTGTTTCAGTGTTCCTGTCCACAACTGCTGCTTGCCCACTTCTTCCCAGCTGTCCTGATCTTAAAACCATTTGCatggggcaatcactctgtggaTTAATCATGAAAGACATCATAAGAAGGGGACAGAGCtattggagcaagtccagaggaggctgcaaagatgctccaagggctggagcagctctgctgtgagcacaggctgagggagctggggctgtgcagcctggagaagaaaaggttccaggggtcctcagagctgcctgccaggacctgaagggatcctgcaggaaggctgcagggagacttttgctgagggggtctggagacaggccaagggggaatggtttggagctgaggcagagcagggtcaggctggagctgaggaagaatttgttcagtgtgagggtggtgagactctggcacaggttgcccagggaggctgtggctgcctcctccctgggggtgttcaagattcaggttggatgaggccttgagcagctaagTCTGattgggaagtgtccctgcccatggtggggaagttggagtagatgaggtctgaggtcccttccatgctgagccatgctgggattctgtgattctctgatcctgttCCAAACATGGCCCAGACAGAGGTATTGTTACACAGTTAATAACCAGTGTTCCACAGTGTGGGAGAAGGGATCCATGCTGGCATTACCAGCTTTGTGTTAATGTGGACATGGCTCTGCAGTTGTTCTGCTGGGCCAAACCAtggcctgccccagctggatccttccagagctggctggaaaGATCCTTGTAGAGATGTTTTCTTAGCAGATGTAAATGCTTTCAGTGTTGCACTCAGATGTGAATTAAATTTCCCATCTTcttcacactgttcctgattgtTGCTTTTCTTATCCTGATCATCACAACAGACAcacttctttgttttcattattccCAGTAAACCTTCCAAACAGCAGACAccagatgctttttttttctgcctgggtTCCCAGGACAATGCTGCAGCCAGTAAGTAATGAACAAAATGTTCAGCCTTTTATCAGGAGCATGCTCTAGAACCCAGATTTCAGCATGGTCTGGTGCTGGGCATGCTGTTGGAGAATTATAATAAGGTGGTACCATGGCCCCTGTGCATGCTGGCATGAGCAGGTGTGGTGGTGTGCCACATCAGCCCAGAGCACTCCTGCAGATGGGtgttttgcttgctttgggTTGTGCAGCAGTTGGATAGAAGGAAGCTAGGCTATGCCTAGAGCAACAGCTCTTTCCTATGAGAGATGAATCTACCTTCCATTTTGGAAAGGCTCatgggggaccttagagcagccttccagtacctgatgggggctgctggagagctggggagggacttttgacagggTTGGGAGTGACTGGACAAGGGggagtggattgaagcttgaggaagggagattgagactggagattaggaaaaaagtcTTTAGAGTAAGGGtgaggaggcactggcacaggttgcccagtgaggctgtggatgtcccctccctggaggtgttcagggccaggctggatgaagccttgagcaacttgggctggtgggaggtgtccctgaccatggcagggggctggagctggattcatagaacaccaggttggaagggacctccaggatcatccagtccaacatttCAGGGTAAGAAcagagttgaaatgagctggcccagcaccctggcaagctgggcTTTGACACTCTCTAATGTAGGGaaatccagcacctccctggggagtttATTCCAATGGTTCAAATggtgaaaacattttttctgGCATCCAGTTGGAATCTCCTTGGTAGTAACTTGtgcccatccccccttgtcttCACCATGGGACTCTGTACAAAGGGAGTTGCtctcctgagagctgctgggtaCCTGTACATggttatgaggtctcccctaagccttctcttctccaggctgagcaaaatCCTGTTGTCTCAGACTTCCTTAATATGCCATGGCTTTCAGTCCTCCTATCATTCTtggggcccttctctggacccttcccagcctgtccccatccttcttgtacaGCAGAGATCAAACCTGCACGTGgtgctcaaggtgcagcctgcccagctctgagcagagtGGGACAATGACGTCTTTATCCCTGCCTGTGATACCCTGATTAAGGCAACCCAACATCCTGGTGGCTTTCTTTGCTACTGCAGCTCATTGTTCACTCATCTTGAGCcttttgtccaccaggacccccaagtccctctccacagtgctgctctcaagccaggtgGCTCCCACCCTGAGCTGCATTCCTGGGTTATGTGTTCCTAGGTGCAAAACCCTATGCTTGGCCTCTTTAACCTTCATACAGATGGTCTTTaagctcctttccaactcaaactgttCTGAGTCTCTGAAGTCTGGACCTGGCCACAGCTGCCATTTTGCCATTCTCCCCCCCAGGCAAACAGTGGCCCAAGCACCAACGGCTGCCAGTTCTTCATCACGTGCTCCAAGTGCGACTGGCTGGATGGCAAACACGTCGTGTTTGGTgagtccctgcagcctgtgctgccctctcacagatactcctgcagcagctttttgtCCCCCCACTTACGCCAGCAGAGGTGTCTGTGCAGGCAGATGTTGTTGGGGTGAGGCATTGTTTGCATAGGCAGTGCATGGTGTGataaagggcagcaaagttgttGGAAGGATCTACAGAAcagtgaggagcaggtgagggacctgggggtgtttagtgtggagaagaggaggctgaaaggaaacctcattgctctctgcagctccctgaaaggaggttggtgggggtgggggttgtctcttctccctagtctcaggtgatagaatgagaggaaatggcctgaaattgtgccagggaagggttagggtggaagaaaaatttctttgctgcaggagtggaacagactgcccaggaaggtggtggagtccctggtggtgttcaagaaacacatggccatggcactttgggatatggtttaatggccttgGTGGTATTGGGTCATGGTGGGACTTAGTGATCTGGAACAATTTGTACcagggcagaagggacagatgaGCAAAGAGATGATTTTCTTCTCCATTGTTGGAGAGGACTGAGCTTTCACCAGAGGTTTGAGAGAGTAATTCTAGGAAACCACATCTGCTCATTTTTTCTTGTATTGCCACTTCAATTTATAGGGTTTCAAGGGCAGATATTAGGCTGGTGTCCTCCTTACCGCTTCCTCTGAATCTTAAGTACCATTGACATTGTTCATTGTGGGTTTTGTGTCCTTGGAGGCTGTGGTGGGTAGCAGACCACCATGTTGTGTTCTAGCACAGCTGGAGTCTCAAACCCTACATATCTACTCATCACCCTTGCAAGCAGAAAATGTGCTTAGTCTCTTCTGAATGTGGAAAATGTTTTGAGAGGACTTGTTTCCTTTATTAGTTTAGGGATAggtgtgtagtggtttgagccttaactggagtttaagagctcagatggtagcaagaAATCAAGAAaactcctcctcccacccccaaagAGACTGGAGGTGAATCTGCCAAAGAACAACCTGGAGTCGGTGTGGAAGTAGGAGAAGGCAATTTGTTATCAATATATAGAGAGAGCAGTACCAGGGAGGGGTTCCAGGGGTGAGGATGAATAGGAGAATACACAAAAGCAAATGTGGATGGCCTTGTACCTCCCTCGGTgtgtgtggatttcagtcctttagggaagcctgggtgcagcagggagaagcccaGGCCTGGCCACATGGCAGAGCCGGGAGGCCAGCAGTGACTGctggtcctttccaacagcaaggcaggagccaagaggCAGATGGCCACCATGGcctcccctttatagtcttgctggacaggaagggggagaggaacagaGCAACTCAGACCTGGAGGACCCCTCCTTCTGGGGCGAGGaagccaagtccagctggatcaggtttcttttgtccccggggggaagcagggctctcacaaccctcccccccagaTGGGTGTAGCCCAGCACAAGGTGACAAGCCCTGaagtgtccccagcataagaaggacagggaactgtgGGATcgaatccagaggaggccacgaagatgatccaagggctggagcagctctgctgtgagcacaggctgagggagctggggctgtgcagcctggagaagactctggggggatcttagagctgcctgccaggacctgaagggatcctgcaggaaggctgcagagggacttttcctgagggtgtctggagacaggacaagggagaatggtttgaaggtgaggcagagcagggttagactggagctgaggaagaagttcttcagtaagagggtggtgagactctggaacaggctgcccagaggtaggttgcccagagggggtgttcaaggccaggctggatgaggccttgagcagctgagtctacttgagaggtgtccctgcccatggtagggaggttggagcagataagctctgaggtcccttccaacctgagctacTCTAAGTGTCCAGTAGCTATGAGCTGCACAAGACTTTCAAGGAGGAACAAAAATACACATACCTGTGCTGAGTGGTGGAGAGCAAAGGTGGGAATGGGCTGTACTGAAGTGGATTCACTTTCTTGTTCTAGGTAAAATTGTCGATGGGCTGTTGGTCATGAGAAAAATTGAAGTAAGTTGAATTTGCCTCTTTGTCTGTGAATGTCCATGTCAGAAAGTTGTGTAGAGGATTAACCTGAGTTGTTCTGTTCTTTTCCACTGTCTGGTTCCAGGATACCAGGGAATAGCAGTGTTGATAACTTCTTAAGGGTTGTCCTCATTCTAGACTAGCAGGCAATCTGTGGAGGCCAAGGCTGTCAGACTGatccagcagtgctgcactcTGGTGGTTGCTGGTTAGTCTCTGAGTGGGGATTGTGGGTTTTTGGCTTTACTTGTAATGCTTTGCATTTGTTCAGGGAGCTGAATTGAAAAAACTGTTCCATCAGCAACTTAGACCAGAGTGTGAAGCAGATCACTTCTGTGCCACTCCCTGGGATTTTGCAGCTAATGCTAAATCATCAGTTCTGTGATCAGCATGTTCAACAAGAAAAAGTAACCTCATCTTCTGATGGCCTTCCAGAAGCTAAAGAAAACCATGCTCAGGAGTGGTGTGTGGTACCACCATTGAGAGTGGGTGTCACAGCAGGATAATGAGTAGATTTAGCAGGTAACAGTGAGTTCTAGACAGACAAGATGGGCAGCACAAGACCCTCTGAATCTAGATAGTGGGGCAAACACAGAGCCTACAACTGTGAGGTTGAAAAAACTTCCCCCACAAGGAACTGTACAGCATGGTACAACCCATGTGGTGGTAGCCCTCTTGGCCAGAAGCACTGGTGGAAGGGTTGTGGTGCACCTGCTTTGTGCATCACTGCAGAAAAGGGCCAGTTAAAGGAAACCAGAGGCTCAGGAGAAAGGAACCTAGGGCAGCAGAATGAGATTCAGAAGGAGGGTTGCTCTATGACTGCCCTGTTTGCAGATTCCCCTTTGGGCAGGGGCTGATATGAAAAATGGGGACAGTCTCTTGAGCAGAgcttgctgtgacaggacaaggggtgatgacTTGATACTAAAagaggcagattcagactggagagaagggagacatTTGGtatactgagggtggtgagatgctgacacaggttgcccagagaggtgggagatgccccatccctagaactATTCCTGGTCtagttggacagggctctgagcagcctgcgtTGGTTGAAAATGTCCTCTGAGTGtgcactgcagtggggttggattagatgacctttaaatgtcctttccaaccaaaaccattctgtgattctatcattctgtacAAATGCAAGTTTGCTTTGCATGTGGAGCTGTGATTGTTAGCTTTAAAGATTTAAGCCAGAGCAGCCTCAAGTGGTGTGATGCCTGTGCTCTATCTTGAGGAGCTCTCCAGTTTTTGTTCTGTTCCTTCCCTTCCATCCAAAGGATTAGAATCTGGTCTGTATCCCAAACCTCTGCACACAGACACTTCTCTGCCAAAAGTGTGACAGTGCTTCTGTGCTACTCAGCTGTGTCAGGGTTtccctgttgctgctgttgcacagacacctcttctccagcctgcaagCACCTGTCACTCCCAGGATTTGCTGTGGTTTTTTATAAGGTTTACCATTAGATATTTGTTTGTCTCCAGAATGTGCCTACAGGTCCAAATAACAAACCCAAGCTGCCAGTTGTGATCTCTCAGTGTGGGGAAATGTAAAGCAGAGATTGGTAAGTCTTAGTCTTCACAAGCACCCAGTGCCATCTCCTTACTTCTCTCTTGACTCATTTTCACATTCACTTgagcctgcagagagctgaCTCAGCTCAGTGAGACACCAGAACGTGCTTCTGTAACAGCATTAGGATTTTGCCACCTCACATCCCTGAACTGGCTTccctctgagctgcagaaacaTGAAAGGCAGTGCTTGAGGGGTCAGATTTTGCAGGTGCAGGCAAGGGGAAGGTGGGGTTGTGGGAGCTGTGCCTTGAGTGGGGctaggctgccagggaggtgcagcagggatcCAGCTGGTGTTGCCGAGGCAGTCTGGGGGGTGGGAAGCTTCGCTTTGCCCTGTTGGTTGGTGAGCTCTGGTCAGTACAGAAAGC from the Dryobates pubescens isolate bDryPub1 unplaced genomic scaffold, bDryPub1.pri scaffold_61_arrow_ctg1, whole genome shotgun sequence genome contains:
- the PPIH gene encoding peptidyl-prolyl cis-trans isomerase H isoform X1; this translates as MAVLASNPNNPVVFFDVTIGGQEVGRMKIELFADVVPKTAENFRQFCTGEFRKDGVPIGYKGSTFHRVIKDFMIQGGDFVNGDGTGVASIYRGPFADENFKLKHSAPGLLSMANSGPSTNGCQFFITCSKCDWLDGKHVVFGKIVDGLLVMRKIENVPTGPNNKPKLPVVISQCGEM